Proteins from one Leptonema illini DSM 21528 genomic window:
- the aroA gene encoding 3-phosphoshikimate 1-carboxyvinyltransferase has protein sequence MSLFKRTSAAGIERLEIPRIGTFFGEVRLPGSKSIGNRALLLAALARGETILQNVPDSDDVSVMLKQMPALGVDCYRLMNEIEGSYRVVGAGGPFSIKEGLFDVENAGTALRPLVAVLSAGQGSYTIDGNEQMRRRPVADLVAAVRTAGVAIECSAEGTPPVTMRTDGWKSADFTISGKTSSQFISALLLAAPLSRRRVTITLPGEPVSRPYIDMTLRMMEQFGVRTEREGYTQFIVPEKQCYESPGTYYIEGDATAATYFMTAGMLSGPVRIHGLDESSIQGDIRYLDIIRAQGGRVKTGKNWIETQHQGPVRGITVDMNDMPDAAMTLAVTGLFADKPVEIRNVENLRVKESERIRGLRTELEKFGAAVDEFQDGLRVHPPQIVHGAEVETYRDHRMAMAFSLAAIRTDLVILDPACVNKTYPRYFEDFERICHPSTI, from the coding sequence AACGCACGTCGGCAGCCGGCATAGAGCGGCTTGAGATCCCCCGCATCGGCACCTTTTTCGGCGAGGTGCGCCTGCCCGGATCAAAATCGATCGGAAACAGGGCGCTGCTGCTTGCAGCTCTGGCGAGAGGCGAGACCATCTTACAGAACGTTCCCGACTCCGACGATGTGAGCGTCATGCTGAAGCAGATGCCGGCTCTGGGCGTGGACTGCTATCGTCTTATGAACGAGATCGAGGGCAGCTACCGGGTCGTCGGCGCCGGCGGCCCGTTCTCTATTAAAGAAGGGCTTTTTGATGTGGAGAATGCCGGTACGGCATTGAGGCCGCTTGTCGCCGTTCTCTCAGCCGGACAGGGATCTTACACCATCGACGGGAACGAGCAGATGCGCCGTCGGCCTGTTGCCGATCTTGTCGCCGCCGTCCGCACGGCCGGTGTGGCGATCGAATGTTCGGCAGAGGGTACGCCGCCCGTTACGATGCGCACGGATGGCTGGAAAAGCGCCGACTTCACGATTTCGGGCAAGACGTCGTCGCAGTTTATCTCGGCCCTGCTTCTGGCCGCACCGCTATCGAGGCGCCGCGTGACGATAACTCTGCCCGGCGAGCCCGTCAGCCGCCCCTATATCGACATGACGCTGCGCATGATGGAACAGTTCGGCGTGCGCACGGAACGTGAGGGTTATACACAGTTTATCGTGCCCGAGAAGCAATGCTACGAGAGTCCTGGCACCTATTACATCGAAGGCGATGCAACGGCGGCGACGTATTTTATGACGGCAGGCATGCTGTCCGGACCGGTGCGCATCCACGGTCTTGATGAAAGCTCCATTCAGGGAGACATCCGCTATCTTGATATCATACGGGCTCAGGGCGGGCGCGTGAAAACGGGAAAAAACTGGATCGAAACGCAGCATCAGGGCCCGGTGCGCGGTATCACCGTCGACATGAACGATATGCCCGATGCGGCGATGACGCTTGCGGTTACGGGCCTTTTTGCCGATAAACCTGTTGAGATACGGAACGTGGAAAACCTGCGCGTCAAAGAATCCGAACGCATTCGCGGATTACGCACCGAGCTGGAAAAGTTCGGCGCCGCCGTAGACGAGTTTCAGGACGGGTTGCGCGTGCATCCGCCGCAGATCGTGCATGGCGCGGAGGTCGAGACCTATCGTGATCATCGCATGGCGATGGCCTTCTCGCTGGCCGCCATTCGCACCGATCTGGTGATTCTTGATCCGGCCTGTGTGAACAAAACGTATCCGCGATACTTCGAGGATTTCGAGAGGATATGTCATCCGTCGACGATCTGA